The nucleotide sequence ATTTGAGTAAGCAAAGTGTCAAATGTTTCTTTGAGAGGACATTTGACAATGTAATAAGGGTAAAGATTGAATCATCAATCAGTAATACAAACGAGTTTTACCAAGTTCTTTAACAAGTACTTACAGTTTGGATTACGGCAAACATGTCAGAAGTAGAAATAAACCTGTAACAGGTACTAGCAATGGTGCTCGTTATAGGATCAAGTGAATAAGTGCACATGATGGATGCCTTGGCGATTACAGGCGACGAAAGACGTTATAACCTGCGATAAGCCCCGGGGAGCTGGTAAATAAGCTTTGATCCGGGGATTTCTGAATGGGGAAACCCACCACTTTTGTGGTATCCATACCTGAATACATAGGGTATGAGAAGCGAACCTTGTGAACTGAAACATCTAAGTAGCAAGAGGAAAAGACATCAACCGAGATTCCCAGAGTAGTGGCGAGCGAAATGGGAACAGCCTTCTAGTGATATCTCAGTAATTAACAGAACGGAATGGAAAGTCCGACAATAAAGGGTGATAGTCCCGTATGTGAAAATTATTGGGTGGTACTAGGCTAGAGACAAGTAGGGCGGGACACGTGAAATCCTGTCTGAATATGGGGGGACCATCCTCCAAGGCTAAATACTCGTAATCGACCGATAGTGAACAAGTACCGTGAGGGAAAGGCGAAAAGAACCCCGGGAGGGGAGTGAAATAGATCCTGAAATTGTGTGCATACAAACAGTAGGAGCCTCGTAAGGGGTGACTGCGTACCTTTTGTATAATGGGTCAGCGACTTACATTCAGTAGCAAGCTTAACCGAATAGGGAAGGCGTAGCGAAAGCGAGTCCGAATAGGGCGCTAGTTGCTGGGTGTAGACCCGAAACCAGTTGATCTATCCATGGCCAGGTTGAAGGTGCGGTAACACGTACTGGAGGACCGAACCCACTAACGTTGAAAAGTTAGGGGATGAGCTGTGGATAGGGGTGAAAGGCTAAACAAAACTGGAAATAGCTGGTTCTCTCCGAAAACTATTTAGGTAGTGCCTCGTGTATCACTGTAGGGGGTAGAGCACTGTCATGGTAGTGGGGTCCATTGCGGATTACTGCGCCATAGCAAACTCCGAATACCTACAAGTGCAATCACGGGAGACAGACATCGGGTGCTAACGTCCGGTGTCAAGAGGGAAACAACCCAGACCGCCAGCTAAGGTCCCTAATATATGCTAAGTGGGAAACGAAGTGGGAAGGCTAAAACAGTCAGGAGGTTGGCTTAGAAGCAGCCATCCTTTAAAGAAAGCGTAATAGCTCACTGATCGAGTCGTCCTGCGCGGAAGATGTAACGGGGCTAAGCATATAACCGAAGCTGCGGATCACAGCAATGTGATGGTAGGAGAGCGTTCTGTAAGCCTGTGAAGGTGTCTTGTAAAGGATGCTGGAGGTATCAGAAGTGCGAATGCTGACATGAGTAGCGATAAAGGGGGTGAAAAGCCCCCTCGCCGTAAGCCCAAGGTTTCCTGTTCAACGTTCATCGGAACAGGGTGAGTCGGCCCCTAAGGCGAGGCAGAGATGCGTAGCTGATGGGAACAAGGTTAATATTCCTTGACCATTGTTAGATGCGATGGGGGGACGGATCGCGGAAAGTTGTCCGGGTGTTGGAAGTCCCGGTTCTTGCGTTGGAGATGGCTATTAGGTAAATCCGGTAGCGTAATTCAAGGGCGTGAGACGAGCGAATTTATTCGCGAAGCAATTGGAAGTGGTTCCAAGAAAAGCCTCTAAGCTTCAGTCTAACAAGACCGTACCGCAAACCGACACAGGTGGGCGAGATGAGTATTCTAAGGCGCTTGAGAGAACTCAGGAGAAGGAACTCGGCAAATTTGCACCGTAACTTCGGGATAAGGTGCGCCCTGGTAGTTTGACCCTGTACAAGGGGAGGACGAAAGGGTTGCAATAAAAAGGTGGCTGCGACTGTTTAATAAAAACACAGCACTCTGCAAACACGAAAGTGGACGTATAGGGTGTGACGCCTGCCCGGTGCTGGAAGATTAAATGATGGGGTGCAAGCTCTTGATTGAAGTCCCAGTAAACGGCGGCCGTAACTATAACGGTCCTAAGGTAGCGAAATTCCTTGTCGGGTAAGTTCCGACCTGCACGAATGGCGTAACGATGGCCACACTGTCTCCTCCTGAGACTCAGCGAAGTTGAAATGTTTGTGATGATGCAATCTACCCGTGGCTAGACGGAAAGACCCCATGAACCTTTACTGTAGCTTTGCATTGGACTTTGAACCGGTCTGTGTAGGATAGGTGGGAGGCGTTGAAAGCGGGATGCTAGTTCCGCTGGAGCCAACCTTGAAATACCACCCTGGTTTGTTTGAGGTTCTAACCTTGGCCCATTATCTGGGTCGGGAACAGTGCATGGTAGGCAGTTTGACTGGGGCGGTCTCCTCCCAAAGTGTAACGGAGGAGTACGAAGGTACGCTTGGTACGGTCGGACATCGTACCTAAAGTGCAATGGCAAAAGCGTGCTTAACTGCGAGACCGACAAGTCGAGCAGGTGCGAAAGCAGGTCATAGTGATCCGGTGGTTCTGTATGGAAGGGCCATCGCTCAACGGATAAAAGGTACTCTGGGGATAACAGGCTGATACCGCCCAAGAGTTCATATCGACGGCGGTGTTTGGCACCTCGATGTCGGCTCATCTCATCCTGGGGCTGTAGCCGGTCCCAAGGGTATGGCTGTTCGCCATTTAAAGAGGTACGTGAGCTGGGTTTAAAACGTCGTGAGACAGTTTGGTCCCTATCTGCCATGGGCGTTGGAGATTTGACGGGGGCTGCTCCTAGTACGAGAGGACCGGAGTGGACGTACCGCTGGTGTACCTGTTGTTTCGCCAGAAGCATCGCAGGGTAGCTATGTACGGAAGAGATAACCGCTGAAAGCATCTAAGCGGGAAACTTGCCTGAAGATGAGATCTCCCGTAGGTTTAACCTACATAAAGGGTCGTTGAAGACCACAACGTTGATAGGTCAGGTGTGGAAGCGCAGTAATGCGTTAAGCTAACTGATACTAATTGCCCGTTAGGCTTGATCCTATAACCAGCACTATTGTGTTGGATGTTTGCCAGATTTAATCTGCATCCTTAATTACATGCTTACTCAAATAAGAGTTGTTGATTTATCAACAACTCGACCCTCTACGCCCGGTGACCATAGCAAGTTGGAACCACTCCTTCCCATCCCGAACAGGACAGTGAAACGACTTTACGCCGATGATAGTGCGGATTACCCGTGTGAAAGTAGGTAACTGCCGGGCACCAATGCGACGCCCAGACCCTCTTAGGTCTGGGCGTTTTTACTTGTGCGAAGCGTATTGAGGTTTAAGAGATTGACAATAACTCCATTAGGAGTCAGAATATTGGGTTCGCGGAGGGGTGTCCGAGCGGCTAAAGGAGGCAGACTGTAAATCTGTTGGCTATGCCTACGTAGGTTCGAATCCTACCCCCTCCACCAGAGATGTGCGGGATTAGTTTAATGGTAAAACAGCAGATTTCCAATCTTCGGTCAAGAGTTCGATTCTCTTATCCCGCTCCAGTTTTAATAGTATTTGTATTTGCCCATGTGGCTCAGTGGTAGAGCACTCCCTTGGTAAGGGAGAGGTCGGCAGTTCGATCCTGCCCATGGGCACCATGGCTTATGTAGTAAATAAATTTAATTTCGTGTGTTGGTTTAAGAGTTAACTAAAGGCAGACAAAAAAATGGCAAAAGAAAAGTTTGAGCGGACAAAACCGCACGTAAACGTTGGCACTATTGGTCACGTTGACCACGGTAAAACCACATTGACAGCAGCAATTGCAACCGTGCTTTCAAAAGCATTCGGTGGCGAAGCAAAAGCATACGATCAGATCGATGCTGCTCCAGAAGAAAAAGCACGTGGTATTACGATTAATACAGCGCACGTGGAGTACGAGACTGCAAATCGTCACTATGCACACGTCGATTGCCCAGGACATGCTGACTACGTTAAGAACATGATTACTGGTGCCGCTCAGATGGACGGCGCTATTTTGGTTTGCTCTGCAGCTGACGGCCCAATGCCACAAACTCGTGAGCACATCCTCTTGGCACGCCAAGTTGGCGTTCCCTACATCATCGTATTTTTGAATAAGTGCGATATGGTGGATGATGCTGAGTTGTTAGAGTTAGTTGAGATGGAAGTTCGTGAGCTTTTGTCTAAGTATGACTTCCCAGGCGATGACACACCAATCGTGCAAGGTTCTGCTAAGTTAGCTTTAGAAGGCGACGAAGGCCCATTAGGTAAAGAAGCCATCATGAAGTTGGCTGATGCATTAGATACTTATATCCCAACTCCAGAGCGCGCTGTTGACGGTGCGTTCTTGATGCCAGTAGAGGACGTGTTCTCTATCTCCGGTCGCGGTACTGTTGTTACAGGCCGTATCGAGCGCGGTATCGTTAAGGTTGGTGAAGAGATTGAAATCATTGGTATCAAGCCAACCCTCAAGACAACTTGTACTGGTGTTGAAATGTTCCGCAAATTACTCGACCAAGGTCAAGCAGGCGATAACGTTGGTATCTTGTTACGCGGTACAAAACGTGAAGAAGTTGAGCGCGGCCAAGTATTGGCTAAGCCAGGTTCAATCACCCCACATACTCACTTTACAGCCGAGGTTTATATCTTGGGTAAAGACGAAGGTGGCCGTCATACACCATTCTTTAACAACTATCGTCCACAGTTTTACTTCCGTACTACGGACGTAACTGGTTCAATCGAGTTGCCAAAAGACAAAGAAATGGTCATGCCTGGTGATAACGTCACGATTACCGTCAAGCTCATCGCGCCAATCGCGATGGAAGAAGGTTTACGTTTTGCGATCCGTGAAGGTGGCCGTACTGTTGGCGCCGGTGTGGTTGCGAAGATTTTGGCTTAATAGTTTTAATAAAGGGG is from Polynucleobacter sp. MG-Unter2-18 and encodes:
- the tuf gene encoding elongation factor Tu, which encodes MAKEKFERTKPHVNVGTIGHVDHGKTTLTAAIATVLSKAFGGEAKAYDQIDAAPEEKARGITINTAHVEYETANRHYAHVDCPGHADYVKNMITGAAQMDGAILVCSAADGPMPQTREHILLARQVGVPYIIVFLNKCDMVDDAELLELVEMEVRELLSKYDFPGDDTPIVQGSAKLALEGDEGPLGKEAIMKLADALDTYIPTPERAVDGAFLMPVEDVFSISGRGTVVTGRIERGIVKVGEEIEIIGIKPTLKTTCTGVEMFRKLLDQGQAGDNVGILLRGTKREEVERGQVLAKPGSITPHTHFTAEVYILGKDEGGRHTPFFNNYRPQFYFRTTDVTGSIELPKDKEMVMPGDNVTITVKLIAPIAMEEGLRFAIREGGRTVGAGVVAKILA